A single Drosophila miranda strain MSH22 chromosome XR, D.miranda_PacBio2.1, whole genome shotgun sequence DNA region contains:
- the LOC108152700 gene encoding E3 ubiquitin-protein ligase mind-bomb: MSCAATLSAAKDTTNAANGSGAPTSGTSSTAAVGVVVSSGGAGNVAAVAGGTTASTAAAGGGASAGASSAAAVARRFSMEGVGARVIRGPDWKWNKQDGGEGHVGTVRNFESAEEVVVVWDNGTAANYRCAGAYDLRILDSAPTGVKHEGTMCDTCRQQPIFGIRWKCAECINYDLCSICYHGDKHHLRHRFYRITTPGGERTMLEPRRKSKKVLARGIFPGARVVRGVDWQWEDQDGGVGRRGKVNEIQDWSSASPRSAAYVIWDNGSKNLYRVGFEGMADLKVVNDAKGSNVYRDHLPLLGENGPGKGPHGFQIGDKVTVDLDLEIVQSLQHGHGGWTDGMFECLSNAGMVVGIDEDHDIVVAYNSGNRWTFNPAVLTKVSSPTTAPPEFQVGDIVKICSDVESIKILQRGHGEWADAMQLTLGKIGRVQQVYHDNDLKVEVGNTSWTYNPLAVCKVASSTADGNCAPVIPSGERLSAILKKLFEPNISGDATEEFVKAAANGFAARCEEYLAGAAAGQQPSTSSASPSAAGPDVNVNGVFAGHTALQAASQNGHTEVIQVLLRHAVDVEIEDKDGDRAVHHAAFGDEAAVIEILAKAGADLNARNKRRQTSLHIAVNKGHLNVVKTLLTLGCHPSLQDSEGDTPLHDAISKEHDEMLSLLLDFGADITLNNNNGFNALHHAALKGNPSAMKILLTKTNRPWIVEEKKDDGYTALHLAALNNHVEIAELLVHMGKANMDRQNVNLQTALHLAVERQHVQIVKLLVQDGADLNIPDKDGDTPLHEALRHHTLSQLKQLQDVEGFGKLLMGLRNANNKKASASIACFLAANGADLTLKNRKQQTPLDLCPDPNLCKTLVKCYNERKTDDSELPGNVAGTSLNARARAAAGGGASGGGGGSATIMHQASSASLPPAPAASASASSSSFGLNGLNSDMSQSLHVEPSKTGGTSLEECMVCSDAKRDTVFKPCGHVSCCDTCAPRVKKCLICRETVSSREKIDECMVCSDRRAAVFFRPCGHMVACEHCSVLMKKCVLCRTQVDEMLSFSLCCGGIGRPEKVTSNAAVSQLICQLPEVGEKFMEASAIPCVNTSGHSVAMNNTVVTPVAGSSNQLNSQNNLLVAAAAASSNLAAASGMVAPSNVNNFQMDDVQKLKQQLQDIKEQTMCPVCFDRIKNMVFLCGHGTCQMCGDQIEGCPICRKTVEKRILLF; this comes from the exons GCTGCCGTCGCCAGACGCTTCTCCATGGAGGGCGTCGGGGCACGGGTCATTCGCGGTCCGGACTGGAAGTGGAACAAACAG GACGGCGGCGAGGGTCACGTTGGCACTGTTCGCAACTTTGAGTCCGCCGAGGAGGTGGTCGTTGTCTGGGACAATGGCACCGCTGCCAACTACCGCTGCGCTGGGGCCTACGATCTTCGTATCCTGGACAGTGCTCCGACCGGCGTGAAGCATGAGGGCACCATGTGCGACACCTGTCGCCAGCAGCCCATCTTCGGCATACGCTGGAAGTGCGCCGAGTGCATCAATTACGACTTGTGCTCGATTTGCTATCACGGCGACAAGCATCATCTGAGGCATCGTTTCTATAGGATTACGACACCGGGCGGGGAGCGCACAATGCTGGAGCCGCGTCGCAAATCGAAGAAGGTGCTGGCCAGGGGTATCTTTCCGGGCGCCCGTGTGGTGCGTGGCGTCGACTGGCAGTGGGAGGACCAGGACGGTGGCGTGGGACGCCGCGGAAAGGTGAATGAGATCCAGGATTGGTCCTCGGCATCGCCCCGATCGGCAGCCTACGTCATCTGGGACAATGGCTCCAAGAATCTCTATCGCGTTGGCTTCGAGGGCATGGCCGACCTGAAGGTCGTCAACGATGCCAAAGGCAGCAATGTCTATCGGGATCACCTGCCGCTGCTGGGGGAGAATGGGCCCGGCAAAGGACCCCACGGCTTCCAGATTGGGGATAAAGTCACTGTGGACTTGGACCTGGAAATTGTCCAGTCCCTGCAGCACGGCCACGGCGGCTGGACAGACGGCATGTTCGAGTGCCTGAGCAATGCCGGCATGGTTGTCGGCATCGACGAGGATCACGACATTGTGGTGGCCTACAACTCTGGCAATCGGTGGACCTTCAATCCGGCTGTCCTCACCAAGGTCTCATCGCCGACCACCGCCCCACCAGAGTTTCAGGTGGGTGACATTGTCAAGATCTGCTCGGATGTGGAGAGTATCAAGATACTTCAACGCGGCCACGGCGAATGGGCCGATGCCATGCAGCTGACCCTCGGCAAGATTGGACGCGTCCAGCAGGTGTACCACGACAATGACCTCAAGGTGGAGGTGGGCAACACATCCTGGACGTACAACCCGCTGGCCGTCTGCAAGGTGGCCTCCTCCACGGCCGACGGCAACTGTGCCCCGGTCATACCCAGTGGCGAGCGGCTTTCGGCCATTCTCAAGAAGCTATTCGAACCGAATATCTCGGGCGATGCCACCGAGGAGTTTGTCAAGGCGGCTGCCAATGGATTTGCG GCCCGCTGCGAGGAGTACTtggctggagctgctgctggacaACAGCCCTCCACATCGAGCGCCTCGCCCAGCGCCGCTGGACCAGATGTGAATGTGAACGGGGTGTTTGCCGGTCACACGGCCCTCCAGGCAGCCAGCCAGAATGGTCATACCGAGGTCATACAAGTGCTCCTTCGTCACGCCGTCGATGTGGAAATCGAGGACAAGGACGGCGACCGGGCCGTCCATCATGCGGCCTTTGGCGATGAGGCGGCTGTCATTGAAATTCTGGCGAAGGCTGGAGCCGATCTGAATGCGCGCAACAAGCGGCGGCAGACCTCCCTCCACATAGCCGTCAACAAGGGGCACTTGAATGTGGTGAAGACGCTCCTTACACTTGGGTGTCATCCGAGTCTGCAGGATTCCGAGGGCGATACGCCGCTGCATGATGCCATCTCGAAGGAGCACGATGAGATGCTATCTCTTCTGCTGGACTTTGGGGCGGACATCACgctcaacaacaacaatggcTTCAATGCACTCCACCATGCCGCTCTAAAGGGTAATCCCAGCGCCATGAAGATACTGCTGACCAAAACGAATCGCCCCTGGATTGTGGAGGAGAAGAAGGACGATGGCTATACGGCCCTGCATCTGGCCGCCCTTAACAATCACGTGGAGATCGCCGAACTGCTTGTGCACATGGGCAAGGCCAACATGGACAGGCAGAATGTAAACCTTCAGACGGCCCTCCATCTGGCCGTGGAGCGGCAGCATGTGCAGATTGTCAAGCTGCTCGTGCAAGATGGCGCCGATCTGAACATACCCGATAAGGATGGGGACACGCCCCTGCACGAGGCACTGCGCCATCACACGCTCTCGCAGCTGAAGCAGCTCCAAGATGTGGAGGGATTCGGCAAGCTTCTAATGGGCCTGCGCAATGCCAACAACAAGAAGGCGTCGGCCTCGATTGCCTGCTTTCTGGCCGCCAATGGAGCAGATCTGACCCTCAAGAATCGCAAACAGCAAACGCCATTAGATCTTTGCCCAGATCCGAATCTCTGCAAGACCCTCGTCAAGTGCTACAACGAGCGCAAGACCGATGACTCGGAGTTGCCCGGAAATGTGGCCGGCACCAGCCTGAATGCCAGAGCCAGGGCAGCAGCTGGTGGTGGTGCCAGCGGCGGCGGTGGAGGCTCCGCGACTATCATGCATCAAGCGTCTTCGGCCAGCCTGCCGCCAGCTCCAGCGGCATCCGCCTCCGCGTCGTCTTCATCGTTCGGCCTGAATGGCCTCAACTCGGACATGAGCCAGTCCCTCCACGTGGAACCCTCGAAGACCGGGGGAACCAGTCTGGAGGAGTGCATGGTCTGCTCGGACGCCAAGCGGGATACGGTCTTCAAGCCCTGCGGCCACGTCAGCTGCTGCGACACGTGTGCCCCCCGCGTGAAGAAGTGCCTCATCTGCCGCGAGACGGTCTCCTCACGCGAGAAGATTGACGAGTGCATGGTCTGCTCCGACCGACGGGCGGCCGTCTTCTTCCGCCCCTGCGGCCACATGGTGGCCTGCGAACACTGCAGTGTTCTCATGAAGAAGTGCGTCCTCTGTCGCACCCAAGTGGACGAGATGCTCTCCTTCAGCCTCTGCTGTGGCGGCATTGGGCGGCCAGAGAAGGTCACATCTAACGCCGCAGTCTCTCAGCTCATCTGCCAACTGCCCGAAGTTGGGGAGAAGTTCATGGAGGCATCGGCCATACCATGCGTGAACACCTCTGGCCATAGCGTAGCCATGAACAACACGGTGGTGACGCCCgtggcaggcagcagcaaTCAGTTGAATAGCCAAAACAATCTGCTGGtcgctgctgcggctgcttcCTCAAATCTCGCGGCTGCCAGTGGCATGGTGGCCCCATCCAATGTCAACAATTTCCAAATGGACGATGTGCAGAAGCTcaagcagcagctgcaggacATCAAGGAGCAG ACCATGTGCCCCGTTTGCTTTGATCGGATCAAGAATATGGTCTTCCTGTGTGGCCATGGCACCTGCCAGATGTGCGGCGACCAGATCGAGGGCTGTCCCATCTGCCGCAAGACGGTGGAGAAACGTATCCTGCTCTTCTGA
- the LOC108152702 gene encoding 28S ribosomal protein S31, mitochondrial — protein sequence MLAIRSSQRLSLRSLLPAVYKNVGLVNSYSSSSQSKDDDGGYSSSDDEKPRKKVHKKPEETAAQRLNRLLGSMQATDQMSAADFPRPGDANRRRKEALKQDAASKNVLTAAKNIASMLGTSESDKKQTESELLAKLLGHGPEAPPSASGEAQTADPAAGGGGAPEKELNLSQLIVGMKIDRRQQPQQTEQTRGEYVRRTLASRPKHSDRYQQRPQRHTKREAESFTGSVNLFGGEPLGIFKEPLPISDDILSTWSQLSERELSLHAAHPPANYFEQMVLWTEQGKVWRFPIDNEQDWGDEVNVDFSEHIFLDQHLEGWCPSRGPIRHFMELVCVGLSKNPYVTAQEKKDHILWFRDYFEAKKDILKDLMDKEPSSKSKSISA from the exons ATGTTGGCTATACGCAGCTCACAGAGACTGAGCTTACG GTCTTTGCTGCCGGCTGTCTACAAAAACGTGGGATTGGTCAACAgctactcctcctcctcgcaGTCCAAAGACGACGACGGGGGGTACTCCTCCTCTGACGATGAAAAGCCCAGGAAAAAGGTACACAAAAAGCCAGAGGAGACAGCCGCCCAACGCTTGAATCGCCTGCTTGGCAGCATGCAGGCCACAGACCAAATGTCGGCTGCAGATTTTCCCCGTCCTGGCGATGCCAATCGTCGCCGCAAGGAGGCCTTGAAGCAGGACGCTGCATCAAAAAATGTCCTAACGGCAGCCAAGAACATTGCCAGCATGCTGGGCACCAGCGAGAGTGACAAAAAGCAGACAGAATCCGAGCTACTGGCCAAACTGCTGGGCCATGGTCCAGAAGCTCCGCCATCGGCGTCGGGCGAAGCACAGACAGCAGATCCGGCAGCCGGCGGAGGAGGCGCCCCAGAGAAGGAGCTTAATCTGAG CCAACTGATTGTGGGCATGAAAATCGATCGTcgccagcagccgcagcagacCGAGCAGACGCGTGGGGAGTACGTGCGGCGCACCTTGGCCTCGCGCCCGAAGCATTCGGATCGATATCAGCAGCGCCCGCAGAGGCACACAAAGCGCGAAGCCGAATCCTTCACGGGCAGCGTCAATCTGTTTGGCGGCGAGCCTCTGGGCATCTTCAAGGAACCCCTGCCGATCTCAGACGACATTCTCTCCACCTGGTCGCAGCTGAGCGAGCGCGAGCTCAGTCTTCATGCCGCCCATCCGCCGGCAAACTACTTCGAGCAGATGGTCCTGTGGACGGAGCAGGGCAAGGTCTGGCGCTTCCCCATTGACAACGAGCAGGATTGGGGGGACGAGGTTAATGTGGACTTCTCGGAGCACATCTTTCTCGACCAGCATCTGGAGGGGTGGTGTCCCAGCCGGGGACCCATTCGGCATTTCATGGAGCTCGTCTGCGTGGGTCTCTCCAAGAATCCCTACGTGACGGCCCAGGAAAAGAAGGATCACATTCTGTGGTTCCGCGACTACTTCGAGGCGAAGAAGGACATCCTCAAGGACCTGATGGACAAGGAGCCCAGCAGCAAGAGCAAGAGTATTTCCGCTTAA
- the LOC108153021 gene encoding carboxy-terminal domain RNA polymerase II polypeptide A small phosphatase 1: MDATSIITQVSRDDEQLNVYPSYPNDKDDVERLKPQKRGFIQSLLCCWRRNRTKTNQNGTQIDGSTTPPPLQDQQRYLLPQVRLTDMHRKCMVIDLDETLVHSSFKPIPNADFIVPVEIDGTVHQVYVLKRPHVDEFLQKMGELYECVLFTASLAKYADPVADLLDKWNVFRARLFRESCVYYRGNYIKDLNRLGRDLQKIVIVDNSPASYIFHPDNAVPVKSWFDDVTDCELRELIPLFEKLSKVDSVYSVLCNSNQPLNNHQTNQHQLQQQQQHTQELQQAPNQLQQQQQQQQTISATTVITQATTLSAPTMLQQQSPSPPSPQSELLQKT; encoded by the exons ATGGATGCAACATCAATAATCACACAAGTGTCCCGCGATGATGAGCAACTGAATGTTTATCCCAGCTATCCGAATGATAAAG ACGATGTGGAACGCTTAAAGCCACAAAAGCGAGGATTTATCCAGTCCCTGCTCTGCTGTTGGCGACGAAATCGAACAAAAACCAATCAGAATGGCACGCAAATCGATGGCTCGACTACACCGCCACCTTTACAGGACCAACAAAGGTACCTACTACCTCAGGTTAGGCTCACCGATATGCACAGAAAGTGCATGGTTATCGACTTGGATGAGACCCTAGTGCATAGTAGTTTTAAG CCCATTCCGAATGCAGACTTCATAGTGCCCGTGGAGATCGATGGAACCGTACATCAGGTGTACGTTCTGAAGCGACCGCATGTGGATGAGTTTCTGCAGAAGATGGGCGAGTTGTACGAGTGCGTTTTGTTTACAGCATCACTAGCCAAATATGCAGATCCCGTAGCAGATCTGTTAGACAA GTGGAATGTGTTTCGTGCAAGACTGTTTAGGGAATCGTGCGTTTACTACAGGGGTAATTACATTAAGGATCTTAATCGTTTGGGTCGTGATCTGCAAAAGATTGTCATTGTTGACAATTCACCGGCCAGTTATATATTTCATCCAGATAATGCA GTTCCTGTAAAGTCTTGGTTCGACGATGTCACCGACTGTGAACTACGCGAACTGATACCGCTCTTCGAGAAGCTAAGCAAAGTTGATTCCGTCTATTCGGTGCTCTGCAATTCAAATCAGCCGCTGAACAATCATCAAACGAACCAGcaccagctgcagcagcaacagcagcatacaCAGGAGCTGCAGCAGGCACCCAatcagctacagcagcagcagcaacaacaacagaccATCTCTGCCACGACAGTTATTACACAGGCAACCACACTGTCTGCCCCGACCATGCTGCAACAACAGTCGCCCAGTCCGCCCAGCCCACAAAGCGAGCTGCTGCAAAAGACGTAA
- the LOC108152692 gene encoding palmitoyltransferase Hip14 gives MYQSACNAATTGSCVPGAGNQTDNERQSALIAQQPPTAPVEPDYSGFDIVKATQYGAIARVRELVESGWDVNQPDSETVTLLHWAAINNRRDIIRYFLEKGATVDAVGGELNATPLHWATRQGHLGAVVLLMAAGADPRIRDAEGCSCIHIAAQFAHTALVAYFIAKGVDPDLQDRGGMTALMWAAWKVCALDPVRLLLTLGANPAMVDYTHGNTALHWAILARNATAISTLVLKSKASLDVPNMRGETPLTMLESQTGAIWIGAKVMDRVREAALTSQQRRSLVSKLRHDKRLRWWSMVACPFTAFYLAGIVFTLNTLYIIKFFLLGCLYGIFHTIGKTLFDEHLMALLPLSVYLATKAWFYVTWLMYIDDAVSLTATVCFLICSLILWVCFLKSWKGDPGIIRPTREQRFKTIIELSERGGIGFEPASFCSGCLVRRPIRSKHCSVCDRCVARFDHHCPWVGNCIGLKNHSYFMGFLWMLLIMCVWMLYGGSKYYVNQCNVHFDDFLGAMRAIGNCNAWVGWVMGNALLHMSWVILLTICQTYQVICLGMTTNERMNRGRYRHFQAKGGHSPFTRGPIQNLIDFLECSCFGLVQPKRVDWMNYYDYDAHVHQTIEKEPLLSVDCPDGMGGDHQYV, from the exons ATGTACCAAAGCGCCTGCAATGCGGCCACAACGGGCTCTTGTGTCCCTGGAGCAGGCAATCAGACCGATAACGAACGGCAGTCGGCATTGATTGCCCAGCAACCACCCACCGCTCCAGTGGAGCCCGATTACAGTGGCTTCGATATCGTTAAGGCCACCCAGTACGGCGCCATAGCCAGGGTCCGGGAGCTGGTCGAGTCTGGCTGGGATGTGAACCAGCCGGATAGCGAGACGGTCACCCTCCTCCATTGGGCGGCGATCAACAATCGACGAGATATCATCAGGTACTTCCTGGAGAAGGGCGCCACCGTTGATGCCGTTGGGGGTGAGCTGAATGCCACGCCCCTGCACTGGGCTACCAGACAGGGCCACCTGGGTGCCGTAGTCCTGCTCATGGCCGCCGGGGCCGATCCACGGATCCGGGATGCGGAGGGCTGCTCCTGCATACACATTGCAGCTCAGTTCGCCCACACCGCCCTAGTGGCGTACTTCATAGCCAAGGGGGTGGATCCAGATCTACAAGATCGGGGAGGAATGACGGCGCTCATGTGGGCAGCATGGAAG GTCTGCGCCCTGGATCCCGTGCGCCTGCTGCTCACCCTTGGAGCCAATCCCGCCATGGTTGACTACACGCATGGCAACACGGCCTTGCATTGGGCCATCCTGGCACGCAATGCCACCGCCATTTCCACACTGGTGCTCAAGTCGAAGGCCTCACTGGACGTGCCCAATATGCGGGGAGAGACGCCGCTCACGATGCTCGAGTCTCAGACGGGCGCCATCTGGATCGGGGCCAAGGTAATGGATCGCGTGCGAGAGGCGGCGCTCACCTCACAGCAGCGACGCTCGCTGGTGTCCAAGCTGCGGCACGACAAACGCTTGCGATGGTGGTCAATGGTGGCCTGCCCCTTCACCGCCTTCTATCTGGCAGGGATCGTGTTCACCCTGAACACGCTGTATATCATTAAGTTTTTCCTGCTCGGCTGCTTGTACGGCATATTCCACACAATTGGCAAGACCCTCTTCGATGAGCACCTGATGGCTCTGCTCCCGTTGAGCGTTTACCTGGCCACCAAGGCGTGGTTCTATGTCACCTGGCTGATGTATATCGATGATGCTGTCTCCCTTACGGCCACTGTATGCTTCCTCATCTGCTCCCTGATATTGTGGGTGTGCTTCCTCAAGTCGTGGAAGGGAGATCCGGGCATCATCCGACCAACCAGGGAACAGCGATTCAAG ACCATCATTGAGCTATCGGAACGGGGTGGCATTGGTTTTGAGCCCGCCTCCTTTTGCTCCGGCTGCCTGGTGAGGCGACCCATACGCTCCAAGCACTGTTCGGTATGCGATCGATGTGTGGCAAGGTTCGATCATCATTGCCCCTGGGTGGGCAACTGCATTGGGCTGAAGAATCACAGCTACTTCATGGGATTCCTTTGGATGCTCCTGATCATGTGCGTCTGGATGCTGTATGGCGGCTCCAAGTACTACGTGAATCAGTGCAATGTGCACTTTGATG ACTTCCTTGGGGCGATGCGGGCCATTGGCAACTGCAATGCCTGGGTGGGCTGGGTGATGGGCAATGCCCTGCTCCACATGTCCTGGGTGATTCTGCTGACCATTTGCCAGACATATCAGGTGATTTGCTTGGGCATGACCACCAATGAGCGCATGAATCGGGGTCGCTATCGTCACTTCCAGGCCAAGGGCGGACACAGCCCGTTCACGCGCGGCCCCATACAGAATCTAATTGACTTTTTGGAGTGCAGCTGCTTTGGCCTGGTGCAGCCGAAGCGTGTGGACTGGATGAACTACTACGACTATGATGCCCATGTGCATCAGACCATCGAGAAGGAGCCGCTGCTCAGCGTTGACTGCCCGGACGGGATGGGTGGGGATCATCAGTATGTGTAG
- the LOC108152599 gene encoding DNA polymerase delta catalytic subunit — protein MMDAKRKFNSNTNGQAKKPRNPDEDEEMDFEAELAAFENSEELDQTLLLGEGPENQQTSERWSRPAPPKLDPSKDNLEFQQLDVENYMGQPLPGMPGAQLGPVPVVRMFGVTMQGNSVCCHVHGFCPYFYIEAPTKFEKYHCEKLQKSLDQKTIADIRNNKDNVQEAVLMVELVEKLSIHGYNGDQKQRYIKITVTLPRFVAAASRLLKKEVIMAEIDFQDCRAFENNIDFDIRFMVDTGVVGCNWIELPQGHWRLRSGNSKPLPESRCQIEVDVAFDRFISHEPEGEWSKVAPFRILSFDIECAGRKGIFPEAKMDPVIQIANMVIRQGEPEPFIRNVFTLNVCAPIIGSQVLCHDKETQMLDKWSAFVREVDPDILTGYNINNFDIPYLINRAAHLKVKNFEYLGRIKNIRSVIKEQVLQSKQMGRRENQYVNFEGRVPFDLLFVLLREYKLRSYTLNAVSYHFLQEQKEDVHHSIITDLQNGDEQTRRRLAMYCLKDAYLPLRLLEKLMAIVNYMEMARVTGVSLECLLTRGQQIKVLSQLLRKAKTKGYIMPSYTPQGSDEQYEGATVIEPKRGYYADPISTLDFASLYPSIMMAHNLCYTTLVLGGSREKLREKDGLQDEQVVRTPANNYFVKSEVRRGLLPEILESLLAARKRAKNDLKVETDPFKRKVLDGRQLALKISANSVYGFTGAQVGKLPCLEISGSVTAYGRTMIELTKNEVESHYTRANGYENDAVVIYGDTDSVMVNFGVKTLERSMELGREAAELVSAKFVHPIKLEFEKVYYPYLLINKKRYAGLYFTRPEAYDKMDCKGIETVRRDNSPLVANLMNSCLQKLLIERDPDGAVTYAKQVIADLLCNRIDISQLVITKELAKTDYAAKQAHVELAAKMKKRDPGTAPKLGDRVPYVICAAAKNTPAYAKAEDPLYVLENSVPIDATYYLEQQLSKPLLRIFEPILGEKAESILLKGEHTRTRTVVTSKVGGLAGFMTKKSACLGCKTLMPKGYEKSCLCPHCEPRMSELYQKEVGAKRGLEETFARLWTECQRCQGSLHEEVICSNRDCPIFYMRQKVRMELDTQEKRVLRFGLAEW, from the exons ATGATGGACGCCAAGCGTAAATTTAATAGCAACACCAATGGCCAGGCCAAGAAACCCAG AAATCCCGACGAAGATGAGGAAATGGACTTCGAGGCCGAGCTGGCGGCCTTTGAAAACAGCGAAGAGCTAGACCAGACTCTACTCCTTGGCGAGGGACCCGAGAATCAACAGACCAGCGAGCGCTGGTCACGGCCAGCGCCTCCCAAACTGGATCCTAGCAAAGACAACTTGGAGTTCCAGCAATTGGATGTGGAGAACTATATGGGCCAGCCGCTGCCCGGCATGCCCGGAGCCCAGCTGGGACCCGTGCCGGTGGTGCGCATGTTCGGTGTCACCATGCAGGGCAACTCGGTGTGCTGCCATGTGCACGGCTTCTGTCCGTACTTCTACATAGAAGCCCCAACGAAATTCGAGAAATATCACTGCGAGAAGCTGCAAAAGTCGCTAGATCAGAAGACCATAGCCGATATACGCAACAACAAGGACAATGTCCAAGAGGCAGTGCTGATGGTGGAACTGGTGGAGAAGCTCAGCATCCATGGCTACAACGGAGACCAGAAGCAGCGGTACATCAAGATTACAGTGACTCTGCCACGGTTTGTGGCCGCCGCCTCGCGCCTGCTCAAGAAGGAGGTGATCATGGCCGAAATCGATTTCCAAGACTGCCGCGCCTTCGAAAATAACATCGACTTTGACATACGCTTCATGGTGGACACTGGCGTTGTTGGCTGCAACTGGATCGAGCTGCCCCAGGGCCATTGGCGGCTGAGGAGTGGTAACAGCAAGCCGCTGCCTGAATCCCGCTGTCAGATTGAGGTGGATGTGGCCTTTGACAGGTTCATCTCCCACGAACCCGAGGGGGAATGGTCCAAGGTAGCCCCCTTCCGCATCTTGTCCTTTGACATTGAATGCGCTGGCCGAAAGGGAATCTTCCCCGAGGCCAAAATGGATCCAGTAATACAGATCGCCAACATGGTCATCCGGCAGGGCGAACCAGAGCCCTTCATCCGCAATGTCTTCACACTGAATGTGTGCGCCCCGATCATTGGCAGCCAGGTGTTGTGCCACGACAAGGAGACCCAGATGCTGGACAAGTGGTCCGCGTTTGTGCGCGAGGTGGATCCGGACATTCTCACCGGCTACAACATCAACAACTTTGACATTCCCTATCTGATCAATCGGGCAGCCCACCTGAAGGTGAAGAATTTCGAGTATCTGGGCAGGATTAAGAACATACGATCCGTGATCAAGGAGCAGGTGCTTCAATCCAAGCAAATGGGTCGCCGCGAGAACCAGTATGTGAACTTCGAGGGACGCGTGCCCTTCGATTTGCTGTTTGTCCTGCTGCGGGAATATAAACTCCGTTCGTACACCCTTAACGCCGTGAGCTATCACTTCCTGCAGGAGCAGAAGGAGGATGTGCACCACAGCATTATCACGGACCTGCAGAACGGGGACGAGCAGACACGGCGCCGCCTGGCCATGTACTGCCTCAAGGATGCGTATTTGCCACTCCGCCTGCTGGAGAAGCTCATGGCGATAGTCAACTACATGGAGATGGCCAGGGTAACGGGCGTCTCCCTGGAGTGCCTGCTCACCCGCGGGCAGCAAATCAAAGTGCTCAGCCAGCTGTTGCGCAAGGCCAAGACCAAGGGCTACATAATGCCCTCGTACACGCCCCAGGGATCGGATGAGCAGTACGAGGGAGCCACGGTAATCGAACCGAAGCGTGGCTACTACGCAGATCCCATATCCACGTTGGATTTCGCCTCGCTGTACCCCAGCATAATGATGGCCCACAATCTCTGTTACACCACCTTGGTGCTGGGGGGAAGCCGGGAGAAGCTCAGGGAGAAGGATGGCCTGCAGGATGAGCAAGTGGTGCGTACGCCGGCCAACAATTACTTTGTCAAGTCGGAGGTGCGACGGGGTCTGCTGCCAGAGATCCTGGAATCCCTGCTGGCTGCCCGAAAGCGTGCCAAGAATGATCTGAAAGTGGAGACAGACCCATTCAAGCGCAAGGTCCTCGATGGCCGCCAATTAGCACTGAAAATCTCAGCCAACTCTGTGTACGGTTTCACCGGGGCCCAAGTGGGCAAGCTACCATGCCTTGAGATCTCTGGGAGCGTCACAGCCTACGGCAGAACCATGATAGAACTGACCAAGAACGAGGTGGAATCTCACTACACCCGGGCAAATGGATACGAGAACGATGCCGTTGTCATCTACGGCGACACGGACTCTGTGATGGTGAATTTCGGCGTCAAGACTCTGGAGCGGAGCATGGAGCTGGGCAGGGAGGCGGCCGAGCTGGTAAGCGCCAAGTTTGTCCATCCGATAAAGCTGGAATTCGAGAAGGTCTACTATCCCTACCTGCTGATCAACAAGAAGCGCTACGCAGGATTGTACTTCACCCGGCCGGAGGCCTACGACAAAATGGACTGCAAGGGAATCGAGACGGTGCGGCGCGACAACTCTCCGCTGGTGGCCAACCTGATGAACTCCTGTCTACAGAAGCTGCTCATTGAGCGAGACCCCGACGGAGCCGTCACCTATGCCAAGCAGGTGATTGCGGATCTGCTCTGCAATCGCATTGACATCTCCCAGCTGGTTATCACCAAGGAGCTGGCCAAGACTGACTATGCGGCAAAGCAGGCGCACGTGGAGCTGGCCGCCAAGATGAAGAAACGCGATCCGGGCACAGCCCCGAAGCTGGGAGATCGCGTTCCCTATGTGATCTGTGCGGCGGCCAAGAACACGCCGGCCTATGCGAAGGCCGAAGATCCGTTGTATGTCCTGGAGAACAGTGTGCCCATCGATGCCACTTATTATTTGGAGCAGCAGCTGTCCAAGCCGCTGCTGAGGATATTCGAGCCGATCCTAGGGGAGAAAGCAGAGTCCATACTCCTCAAGGGAGAGCACACACGCACTCGCACTGTGGTCACGTCCAAGGTGGGCGGCCTGGCAGGATTCATGACCAAAAAGTCAGCCTGCCTGGGCTGCAAAACGCTGATGCCCAAGGGCTATGAGAAGTCGTGCCTCTGCCCGCACTGTGAGCCACGGATGAGTGAGCTATACCAGAAGGAGGTGGGTGCCAAGCGAGGGCTCGAGGAGACCTTTGCCCGCCTGTGGACCGAATGCCAGCGCTGTCAGGGATCGTTGCACGAGGAGGTAATCTGCTCGAACCGCGACTGTCCCATCTTTTACATGAGACAGAAGGTACGCATGGAGCTGGACACACAGGAGAAGCGTGTGCTGAGATTTGGACTGGCCGAATGGTAA